The Halocalculus aciditolerans genome window below encodes:
- a CDS encoding ABC transporter permease yields MSEETTTTSVSTRTQIRGDGGGNPLRTITVQELQDLWRRGRGFALLVIFSLLLSGLTYLLATGKELSLLAQKDMLNMTVQMTVLVVSLGALILAADGFSGERERSTLEGLLLAPVPRWNFAVGKLVSALSIWVGAYLVSLPYLLTLSNGTHMFWTAIELELIAGTVLSIFFASFGLAVSAVASSNRTSLASCILVLLALVAPTQLAGSVYTGLIGGLFERANPVTAMVHFVDKILVSNHTWGEMVSWLASPVFFAVLAFIALVLVSKRLNYQGGLRA; encoded by the coding sequence ATGTCCGAAGAAACTACGACGACATCAGTTTCGACCCGTACCCAGATCCGTGGAGACGGCGGCGGGAACCCCCTGCGAACGATCACAGTCCAAGAACTCCAGGACCTCTGGCGGCGCGGGAGAGGGTTTGCACTGCTCGTCATATTCAGCCTCCTGCTTAGTGGGCTCACGTACCTCCTGGCCACGGGAAAGGAACTCAGCCTCCTCGCCCAGAAAGATATGCTGAACATGACCGTCCAGATGACGGTCCTCGTTGTCTCGCTGGGAGCGCTCATCCTCGCTGCGGACGGCTTCAGTGGCGAACGAGAACGCTCCACCCTAGAGGGATTGCTCCTCGCTCCCGTTCCGCGGTGGAATTTCGCCGTTGGGAAACTCGTCTCGGCGCTCTCGATCTGGGTCGGAGCGTACCTCGTCTCGCTCCCGTATCTGTTGACGCTCTCGAACGGCACTCACATGTTCTGGACAGCCATCGAGTTGGAACTGATCGCTGGAACTGTCCTCTCGATCTTCTTCGCGTCGTTCGGCCTCGCAGTGAGCGCAGTCGCATCCAGCAATCGGACGAGCCTCGCGTCCTGTATTCTCGTCCTGTTGGCTCTCGTCGCGCCGACCCAGTTGGCAGGCAGTGTCTACACCGGACTCATCGGTGGCCTGTTCGAGCGCGCGAATCCAGTGACGGCGATGGTCCACTTCGTGGATAAAATCCTCGTGAGCAACCACACGTGGGGAGAGATGGTCTCCTGGTTAGCGAGCCCCGTCTTTTTCGCTGTTCTCGCGTTCATCGCGCTCGTTCTTGTGAGCAAACGGCTGAACTATCAGGGAGGGCTTCGGGCATGA
- a CDS encoding ABC transporter ATP-binding protein, giving the protein MSSTVLKASDLTRSFEGQEVLSDVSFELDEGSLTALLGPNGAGKTTLLRMLSTLLTPTQGWFEVCGIPYTNPSKIREQIGVLPESNGYYSGWTAQEYLVYFARLSGHPPDAAKSLSRDLLTDFGLGDATNVPLRAFSRGMRQRLGLAKTLVNDPAVVLLDEPTLGLDPSGQVTLEEYIQSMAEDRGAAVLLSTHDLQEAEATCDDILILNDGQLVSDEHAPTVEDSDVERTLLFRVPREAASTARDVLSESEFVEEISVEETVQSSELRVTIVDSAESTDGRRGSASNRVIRRLVDADVPLLNFEVETTQLRDTFFELTEQ; this is encoded by the coding sequence ATGTCGTCAACCGTACTGAAAGCATCGGATCTAACGCGTTCGTTCGAGGGCCAAGAAGTCCTCAGCGACGTGTCCTTCGAGCTCGACGAAGGGAGCCTAACAGCGCTGTTAGGACCGAACGGGGCTGGAAAGACCACGCTGCTACGGATGCTCAGCACGCTCCTCACTCCGACTCAGGGGTGGTTCGAAGTCTGTGGCATTCCGTATACGAACCCGTCGAAGATTCGGGAACAGATCGGCGTCCTGCCCGAGAGTAACGGGTACTATTCGGGGTGGACTGCTCAAGAGTACCTCGTCTACTTCGCCCGGCTCTCCGGCCATCCACCGGACGCGGCAAAATCCCTATCCCGGGACCTACTCACCGACTTCGGATTGGGAGACGCGACGAACGTCCCCCTCCGGGCATTTAGCCGAGGAATGCGACAACGCCTCGGACTCGCAAAAACGCTCGTAAACGACCCCGCCGTCGTTCTCCTCGACGAACCGACGCTTGGGTTAGATCCCTCGGGTCAGGTGACACTCGAAGAGTACATCCAGTCGATGGCCGAAGATCGCGGAGCCGCGGTATTACTGAGCACACACGACCTCCAAGAGGCAGAGGCGACCTGCGACGATATCCTCATTCTCAACGACGGACAGCTGGTGAGCGACGAACACGCACCAACTGTGGAGGACTCCGACGTCGAGCGGACGCTCCTGTTCCGCGTGCCGCGTGAGGCAGCGTCAACCGCTCGGGACGTTCTCTCCGAATCGGAGTTCGTCGAGGAGATCTCCGTCGAGGAGACAGTTCAATCCAGTGAACTCCGTGTCACAATCGTCGATTCGGCTGAGTCCACCGACGGGCGACGGGGGTCGGCTTCGAATCGGGTCATCCGTCGCCTCGTCGATGCGGACGTTCCACTTCTGAACTTCGAGGTCGAAACGACACAGTTGCGAGATACGTTCTTCGAGCTGACGGAGCAGTAG
- a CDS encoding winged helix-turn-helix transcriptional regulator, with protein MSGEGGDEDDGLSLETRKQIFEYVKANPGIHFSQLKRDLGMETGLLQYHLNELEEYDVLESEDYHGKRRVFVARELDADERQILATLRYETTRRILLFLLERGPARNTEIAEEIGVTSATISWHLSNLLDEGVVEGVREGRTTRYQVADEEQTVQLLIRYRESFVDRAVDRIIDFWG; from the coding sequence ATGAGTGGTGAGGGTGGCGACGAGGACGACGGGCTGTCGTTGGAGACGCGCAAGCAGATATTCGAGTACGTGAAAGCGAATCCGGGCATCCACTTCAGTCAACTCAAACGCGATCTCGGGATGGAGACTGGACTCCTCCAGTACCACCTCAATGAATTAGAGGAGTACGACGTGCTGGAGAGCGAAGATTACCACGGGAAACGACGAGTGTTCGTCGCCCGTGAACTCGACGCAGACGAACGTCAGATCCTGGCCACGCTCCGCTACGAGACGACTCGACGGATCCTCTTGTTCTTGCTCGAACGTGGTCCGGCGCGAAATACTGAGATCGCCGAGGAGATCGGTGTCACGTCGGCAACCATCTCGTGGCACCTGTCGAACCTCCTCGACGAGGGCGTCGTAGAGGGTGTTAGGGAAGGGCGAACGACACGATATCAAGTCGCAGATGAAGAGCAAACAGTCCAATTACTCATCCGATATCGGGAGAGCTTCGTTGATAGGGCTGTTGACCGCATTATCGACTTCTGGGGCTAG